Genomic segment of Ostrinia nubilalis chromosome 10, ilOstNubi1.1, whole genome shotgun sequence:
ATCGATGTGTGCTATCGGATCATAATTACAGTAATAATGTAATActttaaatgataaataattagTGTTCTCTTAGAAAATGACCAACTTTTTTTATAAGTGACTCTACGAAAAAAGAACGTGCACAAAATACTCGTTATTTCGTTTTTGAAAAGGATTTCCAGAAGTAATATTATTTGAGAGACTTTATAGTATGTTGTAGTGTTTATATTGTCATATAAACTACGTTTAATTGGGCCATCGTAACAGTTTTATGTTGGATAAATTATGACCTAATAAAATTCCCTTAAAatacatacacacatacaataTTTACACAACAAAGTAAGAAATTCATTTAGTAAGTGCCttaaatagtaattaaatttCCTGATTTTTATGTGATAAGAGTTATAACTTTAAAATGCGGCAATTTATAGGTGTTACAAAGTACTTTGTTTAAGTGAACCTACTTACTTAGTGGGCAGTATTAATATTATGTCGCACTAGTAATCATACAGAACAAAAATTTTCTTGAAAAGCTTAGAAAAGTATTTTACATTCGAATTTTGAGATAAGAAGActgcatttaacaataaaaaataacgatTTTCTTATTCTATGACTAAAGAAAAACTCGGAACCATTTTGCCTCTACATTCGAAATGACCGagcattattttgtaaattcgCTTTTAAAAGCTTCCGAGGCGACGCATTTTATCATGTTATTTTTTAAGCACAGTTTGAGCAGTGCGCGGCTACCGATGAAGGTTGGAACTCGGCTCGATAAAATTCCCGTCTGGCCATTTTATTTTAAGGCGCGCATTAACAGAGGGGTAATTAAGCATCGAAATGTCGCGTCGCCGCCGGTAAGAGGCGTCGCCCTAAGTAATGGCCGCTGCTCAACTCGACCTATTAACGCTAACTACTCAAAAAAAGTCACATAAAATTAAGTGCGATTGTGAAAAAACATCAAGAAAATGAAATAACATCGATTTGACGCGAGTGGGCAATGAAAACACCTGTTGAGTGACGAAAACTGCTagcttaaatttatttaaacaatagcTAACAGAATTTAACTAGGCACCTGTATTACCTATCCAGATAGGTAATACAGGTATGTATatgattttatttgttattctaGTACGCACTCTAGGAACAAACATCTTTTTGCCGTAAACGGTGTATAAAACGAAGcgctataaattttatttcacaTTTGTCTAGACGTCTCCTCACTCTTTTACGACGTATCGATATATCGGTTTTCTCGGCTGTGCTCTCAGTATGTCAACAATGTGAATAAAAGAACTTTACAAGGGGAGACCGTTGACACCGGTATATTTATGATCAATTTGAGCGAACCTAATTAAACTATTGCGGGAGGCGTCCCAAAGCATCCGCGGCGTAATCGGCGGGATGTGGGCAAAAACTGAATTGCGCTAAACTCAATTGGTTAATCAATTCAATTAATTTGAAAGGATAGCTGGTACCTTCCAATCGTGAAGCGTGCTACCGTAATTGGAACGATTAATGCTTCTCAAGATACGATTCTTTCTTTGTATAACGATCGGACATATTGAAGGCATGCGCGGAATGAGCGCTGAACTATACGCTTTGTGATACTCAGATAAAATCGATAATGAAGCCCTCAGTCTTGCGGCTAATTAAATGGCCTGAATTGTAAATTTATAGTTTGTGCATCGGTTTCCATTTacctgataaaaataaattaagatattttgtgtaaaatatGTATGGTAATATTTACTCCACGTGTATTACCTAAAGTAGTGTATATTTACTAAAAGGGACACCTATCTACTAAAATGTTTATGCTAACTTCGAAAGCCATAATTTTCTgtgtaaaaatatatattttaagaAAAGTTTCTTGAATATTCATAAATTAGCTTTTGTTTAAGTATGTTGTTACTCAATACTCCCATATTTTTGGCTAATTAACAGAACCTTTTATTGCTTTACGGCGTTTTATGGGCTGGCCTTGAGCAAGATGTGGGCCCGCTGTTGTCAATGGTGACCGCACGTGCAAACGCCCGCACGGTGGGTGGTTTTAGGCGGTACTTTTTGGCGTTCCTTGGGTTAAAAAGAAACCTTCTGCTGATAAACTTAAAAACTATATTCCAAATAAATTAAGGTCTAACTATTTATGTCAATTGTAACTAATTATGTTTCTTGATTCTTATTTTATTTGCGATTCAAATAACAATTGTCTACCTACTAAGAAAAGACCTTAAGCTACACTTCGTGGCTTTCTTTGAGTGGTagtaaacattaatttatataGAACATAGTTGCATTAATTACAAGCTTGAAAGTTCCACATAGCCCTTGTTGGAAATAGGTATAGATGTTCCTGATGAGCTTTACATTTGCATCCACACTTACGGCATATGGTATTCATAAGTCCCCACCGCAGCATTCGACACTCTTTAATTTACAAGAGGCAAAGggatcagaaatgaggagatccgccgGAGAatcaaagtaaccgacatagctcgcacaattgctaaaatcaagtggcagtgggcggggcacatagctcgtagagacgatggccgttggggcaggaaagttctcgagtggcgaccacgggctggaagacgtagcgtggacaggcctcctactaggtggaccgccgatctggtaaaggtcgtgagacaagcctggatgcgggcagcgcaggacctttCATTGTGGaattgtggacgtcatttggctgaaacgaacgaaaagtAATAGTATTTGACCTACACTCTACTGCTATTGTACAAAGAACTATGCATATGTATGATGCATAGTTCTTTGTACTATAGCAGCAGAGACGAATAATAAGTATAAATATACAGAACCCTCAGTGCAAGACTAGTCTCACTCTTGCTTGCCCGTTTCTCGTTTTTGTCTAACGCATGATCACCATGCCCGGGGCGGACCACCGCGACACTAGTGCCAAACCCTCTGACGTCTTGTTTAACTTCTTAACATTCGTGCTCACTCGGGGCAAGCAATCTTCACGTCACAAACAATTATTCCGAAACTTGGACAACCCAATCAATGGATATTACAAGTACAAAGATTAAAGCAATTTGGGGAAACAAATTAATGTTAAATGTTTTCAGAAATACAGCCTACACCTGACTTTAACGGGAAAGCCTTTCCGCTAACTGTAAACTGTTTTTAATATGTGCTAACTATTTAAATCTATAAGACAGTCCAATCTTCTATTCTTGTGTTAATTAGATAGGTGCGTGCTTcgtttcatttgatttatcgtACATTGTTAAAATACAAATGGGAAGGGAAAACCTTTATATCAGAAAGATAAGCCCTCTTCTCTTACCATAGACTGCCTTCAATTGTAAATCAATCAAAGAACTTAATCAAACAAAATACTCAAAGCTGTTGCCCAAAATTCACAATTTTTCCATCAAAGACTTTCAAATAAATCTTGCATCAGGTTCAATCGCCCGAGTGGCTAATGGTAGGTATAGAAATTATCTGTTTGAAACGGGGACCCTCAATTAGGGTTGTCCAAATTGCCATTATTAAAAGCCCCCATTGGGGACCACCCTGCTGTCTCAATACGTCATTATTTATCTCTTCACAAATAACGTCTTATTCAAACAGATGTTATTATTTACCTTAATATTCTTGTCTTTGGATGATAACTGGTAGTTACCCAAAGCTTTTCGGTGAGAGAGGGTAAGAAAGTGTAAGAAAGTTCTGTAAAGTTATTACTTTAGTGATGACACACCTtgatattacttacctacctattctTAAGTGTGTAACTACAACCTACCTACTTGCGtatataaattacataataaattcTGAAAACCCATTGTGCAACCCTACGAGGCCAAAAACCGCAAACAACTGCAATTTATATGGCAAATTCTTCGGCCACTTCTACGAAAACCGTATTACTCAAGCAAAGGCGAATTCTGCAAATTTCTAAGCCTTGGTGGCCAAACACTACAGCGAGCAGAATTCAAGGAGCACCGGTGGTCGACCACCTACTCGTAGATGCAGCTACATACAATCCTGCCTTCGCCAAAAAAAAACTGATGCAGAACAAACAAACTTCAAATGCCTAAAGGTTTCCTTAGAACTTTTGAGACGTTACCTTATACGGTGTTACCTGTCAAGTCAAGGAAAATGTTTTTCTCTCAAATTCTCTGCCCAATGCTCATGAACTTCTGTCATTCAAATTAGGCTTTAATGAGTTTGCGATCCGGTTActtaatgtattattttgtaaacaCTGACATGTTCACTACCTTACAAGGATTGTTTTCAAAAGAATAACCCATTTCAATTAGCATCATACAAGGCGTAATCAATGCTGCGAACGTTCACAATTTGCATGCGATCCGTCCCCCGGCTCTCATTACGTCTTGTCACGCGTCATAACGCTGATTAATAGGCCTCCATTGCTGACACGAGCAAAAAAGATAAGAATGACAACGAGCAACCACGATCTTGCTGTAACGAGGTGCCGTCAGTCAACCGCGCGCCGACGATTCGCCCGACATCTTCAATTTATATGCAACTCGATGCCCGGTCCCAATGATAGGCAATAAACCCGAACCCTACCGATCACTTTCGACTTACTCATCAACCTTTTTAAACCCAAAACGGTTAAAGACAAAATTTCTCAATTAACTTAACGATGTAATTTAGAAAATATCTCAATTAATATCAGTGAAATTAGCCACTACTTACGAGAAATTACATGCCTTCAAACATTGGACGTAAACTGTAGTGGGGCGCGGCGCTGCGCTGCCGGCCGCGACTTGGGTGGCTCGGTGGATGCTGCACAAATTCATAAGGAATCACTTTTCAATTACTTTCGGTTGTTAGAGCCGATACCGATGCATTACACACGTCATCTCATGAATATGTAAGAGCCCTCACGGCCGCAGTGAGCAGCTGATACGGCGCTGCAAGATAAACCGTGTCCATATCTTTTTCAAAACTAATGCTTGCATATTGTTTCTTgattttttttggtttaaaaatacCAACTTGGATACTAATTAATTTTGTACTGCACTCAAGAGTATTAGGATAAGTACTAATTTTTAGAGTCTCCTTTTTGCTAATTCAATCAGTAAGAATCATTAAAGAGATACCAACCAAAATGaccaatgaaaaaaaataaatacaaccgAACATacaacctcctccttttttgaagaagacgttattttattattacatgcTGACAGCACTGACACTgtaatattaagtattatttttttagtttttagaaAATTCTGAGTGCTGTTTGCTGCGTAGTGAGAGTGCACCCACGCTGtagcattttaaaatttaatcgtCGCAGAGCAGTGATTGTGGCGAATTACAGCTGTTGCCGTAATAATTCTCCACCAACCCTGTATTAGCGTCGGGACAGTGCAAACATATAGGCGATTCCAAATCCAGACAGGTTTATGTGACATGCAGAAAAAAATCCATTTTAAGCTCTATTAGTAACACAGAAAGCCCCTTTTTCTATTTTTCAAAACATTCAGTTACCCGTTTCAGGGTTATAAGCTCCAGTTACAACAAACGTGTGTGATACATTTCCCGGCCACCCATCGTGAAACAATTAAACACTTCATCTTTGGTGTTATAATGGTCAGTTATGACAAAAATGACTTCATGACAAATGGTGACTTTACATCTCAAACTAATGTAGGTAGTTATATAGCCTTCCTTGCGCAAGTTGCAGATGATGACTTGTCGTAGGTATTCTGAGAGGTTCACGCTGAAAAAACAGTTACGCTGTGAGCATTTTGTTACTCAATCTCTATTTAGCCACAAGAATTTCAATTTACTAACGAATTTGCTCAAATCATATAGGAATAAAAGATAAAGCAATAAAAGCCCAAAGAATTTACAGCTTTAACATCATAATGTTATTGCCTTTGCTAGTGTCGCGCTCAGTACTAAATACCACAGGTTTTAGGACCGCATAATTAGCgtaggtattttaaaagtatGTGATGTTTTACATCGGCGTGGTGCGTCATAATAAAAATGTTGATCCGGGCTCCATAAATTACTGGGGCTGTCAATAATGATCCAATTATTCTCAGGGCTTATTGATAGGTGCACTCTCCGAAAGATAAAGTAGTTTGACCGAGACTTGCACgcagttttaaatttttaaaatatattttaagcaatataatttatCTACTATCTAGtgggtaggtactttattttaaaaagtatttgcgTGAAATGTGAGTCAGACCATCAGCTCTACTTACGATAGCGATAATGGGAGTCGCCCCAGGATATCATTATCACTTTACTTAAATGTAGCAGGCATACAGCTTACattcaattattattaatcTTAAAGTGTATAAGGAAAATAGATGCATTTTTGATGTAATATGTATAAGCGACAGAAAATTGGCAataacagaaaataaaataagtgaGATCTGCAACAGAAAGTCTCTActataaaaattgtttttttcaaTCGTTCTGTATCTTGTATCTTTCCTAAATAACTTGTGTGTGTAAGAATGTAAAGGAGTGCTTAATGTGCAATTCTTCTTAAAATACGATGATTAATTTCGTAGAATTGAACATAGCCTGTAGTCGATCGCAAAACTCTACGTTCtgtaatgaaataataattgaaCTTGGACATAAATTCTTATGCAGTTCTTTGTGTGTACAGCAAACTTCACATCAAGCTGTACACTGAGGCATCTTATGGCattgtaataggtactattcTGCAACTAAAAtcgtatagtctgatatgctctCTCTACAAAGAACTGAAACGTGCACAGCCACATTCTCCAGAGGCGTTGAGCCAGCTGATTAGCATTCACATCAAGAGCAATGATTAATTATCCCTACTCAATAACAACGATCGATTTATTATGACAAGTACGTTCAGAAACAAAATACCTTTTCGTTGTCGTTCATAATAATTAATCAAAGTATGTGAACATGTTTTATTGGCTGACTCTACCTGTTTAGtctcgttttaaaaataatataataatcttTCTAGATTGGACTTGGACCGTTTTGACACCTCATTCGTTGTTTTCTATTGAGGTAAgaaaaaattacaacaaaaTTATGTGGGGCAAAATATGTTAAGCTGTTTATgttatttatacttatttataacgTTTTGGTTTCGCTTAACCTAATCTAATAAACGATGTAGGTtagtaacaaaaacaaaaaatgttttcaaatcttatttattgttttaagttAATGGCGTAGGTATTTCTTTTAGGTACATCATCTTATtctatctaatattataattatttaatatcaCGGTACTTCTCTCAGTACACAGAGAGAacgaataatattttattacaatcataaaatgtaataattaaaattaacatatttCGTACAACACGACACTAATGAGAAAATAAGATACGAAAATAACTCTACACCGACTcaccaaaatataaattatgaaagCCTGTTTCACAATTTAACATGACATGTAACTACATTATACAGAAAATTGTACCttcagtaaaaatattgttaaaaatattatacctttaataaaattactgttAAGAACGGTAACTGAGAAAGGAAGACGATATGACTACTACTGGTATTTCGGTAACAAACTATTATAGTATTGAGCGATTTAATGTTATACTTTTAGcgataaaataaaatccatATAACTCTACtctaaataaaacataatctATGGAAGACCTTACGATTTTGCTGTATAAGGCACATAGAATTCATTCTATGTTAATCTTTATTACTtagcaaaaataattaaaacgcaCTCAATGCATTTATTTATGTACCTTTTGCTTACTCTAGTCCTTGTTgtaaacaaaaaaactttaatcaataaaatgtaaactaaatACATGGCACTAAGTCCTAAATAAAAGGAATGAACTAAATAAACTATTATttgttaagtatttatttacttaattttataaaataaattcggACATAGTCCTTTTACGTACATAAATGAAATACTGCCTCAGATGTCATccttgtatttacaaaaatatccTAGTTCATAACTAACATTAATATACATTTAATAACATATTAAATGGCCTTGCTTTATTAATCATttcaatattgtttaatttgttTACTTACTCTTAAACAAATAGATATCACACAAAATATATACTGACCAAATTAGATACCACATAACCACACACATTAGTGgcacataaatatttaaatctcGATTTACATTCATACTAGGAACTTCAAAGCTTTTTCATATAATCACATATCAGCCGTAAGAGTTGTAATAAATATGCCACTCGTCATGGTATATACAACATTATATGTAACAGTTTACGGTCAACTAAAATTATCTCTAATTGCAATTATTACGGGAACATTCCGATATACAACTCCAATCACACCTTTAAAAAGACAACCTTACATCTAGCATTAAAATTATATCACAGAATGCAACCTAGGGATGGAGGGTTGCTTTATATTTGTACTGGCAAGAACGTTTTAcatctgtacggctagcacgaaacactttcgagttcgaatcgtttgcgtattcgaatcgccatcaaaagatttagtacgaaaactacaacagcgcccttgtgaacgtgtcgtaaagtgaacttagtatgagaaatgattgcacgaaacttattttgagaatcaaaattgtcacgttatcgtttaattcgatggttgagtatcgaattttgtcgaatacgcaaacgattcgaagacgaaagttgttcatgctagaggtactgtacGTGATGTTCTTGCGCCACTCACTAGAAACGTGGTTTAAAGACCCCCATACTGAAATTCTAACTATAAACGACATAGGCTTATCTCGAACAGAGGTAGTGTCACCACGGCCGCCATGGCTTGTCTTCTGGTGGTTGTCTCCTGGTAACCAAGGCTAGTGGGGCTGGTTCGTCTACTGACGGTGGCGGACTCCCCCACCCTGAACTTGCTGGAGAAAAGCACCTCGGTTCTGACGATGCTGATGAAGAGGACGCGTCTCTTGGAGACAGGGGCACCAATGTTGGTACGGCGCCTAGAGTGCCGGCGTTGACTCCAGCTGGGAGGACCAGGGCGATGTCGCCGTTTGATAACCTCGTTGGCACCAATCGGACGCCTGACCCAGGACCGGCTGTATAAAAGCGTGACTGTTAGAGAATTTGTTAAAACACATCGTTAGGAATTAAACTAAAGGAAGGTAATCTAAGATTGAAAGACAGCTGTCGTGACGATATTTACCCGAAATAAAAATAGTTGAATGCTGAGCAGGAACGGCATTGTCTTCAGGGTCGGAGGGCGGAGTGGGGGCTCCGGCCGGCCTCGTGCTAGGGTTGCCAACGCAGCTTTCCAAATGCTTCACGAGTCTTCTCTTCAGGCCAGATTCCAACCCAGGGTATTTAGTCACCTCCGTGAGGCAGTGCCTATAGCCAGCTCGAAACCGATCTGGAGACCCCGCCCCCTCAGACCGAAGACCTTCCAAATGCTTCACCGTCATCTCCAGAATGTCTGCCTTCTCCAACTTCGAATGTCTAGCCGGCTGCAACAAACCAACACATTATTATAACTAAATACCTCCAAGGGACCGTAAAATGCAAATTTTATTAATCGTATATTTTGTTaagatatttaaaagaaaattacaaCTTTGTAGGTACACTTCTCATTTATAACAGCGTTTATGCGGTCGTTATTAAAGCGTATTTTTGcggttttaatgaaatttgtgGGGCTATTAAGTGGTTTAATATTCGCGTAGTTAACATTCAACAGCGAGCAACGGCCGCGGGTGACGATGGTCACTCCGTCGGGAggatcaattaaaaataacttacgTCTTTCTTCATGGCGTCTAGTATGAGCGCCTTCAGTTCGTTGAGGCAGTTGTTGATTCGCGCTCTTCTTCGTTTCTCCATAATCGGTTTGTTGCTCTGTaacaattgaaaattataacgttagtgtattgtttttaaattatcacACTGGTACAAAACGTGTAAGCTTCACGAGTATACTAATTGAAGGTACTAAGTAGAGCCACGTGTATcttatacaacgtgtcccaaaattcaaggataagccggcgccgcaggatggacatagtcatgactttaggaaaaataaggaaaaaaatctatctcaattatttttatatatataggtCATTAGCCCTTTTCATTTCTCCGAATCGAACCCAGCAGTGTGTAACATATAGGTACGTATTTTGTGCAAACAATCAGATTATACCTAAATAGTAGAGACACTAAACACGCATGAAGTGTTATCGGCTGGCGACAGCACTATCGATTAATGGCAAAAACAATGTTACATCTCCGGTCCAAAGTGATTTACTGCCTTGAAAATGAATTCTGCTGGCTTAGTGATACGTTCTAGAATGAAAGCCTTTTCAGTTTGATAAAACTGCAAATACCTATAtctcatgaataaataaaactttccgAACAATCACATGATGTATCGTTATCAACAAACAACCCAAAAACGTTATCTTTTGTTTTGGCGCTACATGAGAGGTGTCATCTAGCAAGTCCAATAAACAATGTTCTTA
This window contains:
- the LOC135075753 gene encoding protein hairy, translated to MVTGIAGGPQQGASNPVVVGGNMSSPGQTEQKKSSDNRRSNKPIMEKRRRARINNCLNELKALILDAMKKDPARHSKLEKADILEMTVKHLEGLRSEGAGSPDRFRAGYRHCLTEVTKYPGLESGLKRRLVKHLESCVGNPSTRPAGAPTPPSDPEDNAVPAQHSTIFISAGPGSGVRLVPTRLSNGDIALVLPAGVNAGTLGAVPTLVPLSPRDASSSSASSEPRCFSPASSGWGSPPPSVDEPAPLALVTRRQPPEDKPWRPW